Proteins encoded together in one Oncorhynchus mykiss isolate Arlee chromosome 7, USDA_OmykA_1.1, whole genome shotgun sequence window:
- the LOC100653440 gene encoding multidrug resistance-associated protein 4 isoform X4, protein MEPVKKDAKTNPSATANLFSQVFFCWLNPLFRIGYKRRLEEDDMYKVLPEDGSERLGEELQRHWDHEVQKAAKELRPPKLTKVLIKCYWKPYAVLGIFTLIEEVIKVIQPVFLGKLIQYFENYDPDNMDALYEAFGYAAGVCLSTLILAITHHLYFFHVQRTGMKMRVAMCHMIYKKALCLSSAAMGKTTTGQIVNLLSNDVNKFDEVTIFLHFLWVGPLQAAAVLGLLWVEIGPSCLAGMAVLVILMPTQTMFGRLFSKFRSKTAALTDNRIRTMNEVVSGIRIIKMYAWEKPFSALVNDVRRKEISKIMSSSYLRGLNMASFFAASKIIVFITFTVYVLLGNTISASRVFVAVSLYSAVRLTVTLFFPSAIEKLSETRISVRRIKNFLLLDEIVKSEHGFLQEEKQEPNVEIQDLICYWDTSQDAPSLQNLSLTVKSEQLVAVIGPVGAGKSSLLSAILGELPHDKGVLKVKGQLTYASQQPWVFPGTIRSNILFGKALHPQKYEKVLRACALKRDMELLPDGDLTVIGDRGATLSGGQKARVNLARAVYQDADIYLLDDPLSAVDAEVGRHLFEQCICGILKNKPRILVTHQLQYLQAANQILVLKEGHMVARGTYSELQRSGVDFTSLLKREEEGPQAPGVETECRSPCSRTLSQNSEVSHTSSIRSVKDGTEQLPAEPVQTVVEESRSEGTIGVGLYVKYLKAGANILVLIGVVLLQFLAQAAYILQDWWLAYWAGEQEKLNVNGTVTIQNGVNVTEQLNLDFYLGIYAGLTGATLIFGFARSLVMFNVLVKAAQSLHNRMFNSILRTPVRFFDVNPIGRVLNRFSKDIGQLDAALPWTFVDFIQIFLQIIGVVAVAASVIPWILIPLAPLIIVFLFLRRYFLQTSRDVKRLESTTRSPVFSHLSSSLQGLWTIRAFRAEERFQNTFDAYQDLHSGI, encoded by the exons ATGGAACCGGTAAAAAAAGATGCGAAGACGAATCCATCGGCAACAGCTAATCTTTTCTCACAGGTATTCTTCTG CTGGCTAAATCCTTTGTTCCGCATTGGATACAAACGGAGGTTAGAGGAAGATGACATGTACAAAGTGCTTCCGGAGGATGGatctgagagactgggagaggaactACAGAG GCACTGGGACCATGAGGTGCAGAAAGCTGCTAAAGAACTCAGGCCTCCCAAACTCACCAAAGTCCTCATCAAGTGCTACTGGAAACCCTACGCAGTGCTGGGGATCTTTACTCTTATTGAG GAGGTGATTAAGGTGATCCAGCCAGTGTTCTTGGGAAAGCTGATCCAGTACTTTGAGAATTACGATCCTGATAATATGGACGCACTGTATGAGGCCTTTGGCTACGCtgctggtgtctgtctgtccaccctGATCCTGGCTATCACGCATCACCTCTACTTCTTCCACGTCCAGAGGACCGGCATGAAGATGCGAGTAGCCATGTGTCACATGATCTACAAGAAG GCCCTGTGTCTCAGCAGTGCAGCGATGGGGAAAACAACCACAGGCCAAATAGTGAACCTGCTATCCAATGATGTCAACAAGTTTGATGAG GTGACTATTTTCCTGCACTTCCTGTGGGTGGGGCCTCTCCAGGCGGCGGCCGTCCTGGGGCTGCTGTGGGTGGAGATTGGCCCATCATGCCTCGCAGGCATGGCCGTCCTCGTCATCCTCATGCCAACGCAGACCATGTTCGGAAGGCTCTTCTCCAAGTTCAG GAGTAAAACCGCTGCCTTGACTGACAATAGGATACGCACCATGAATGAAGTGGTGTCTGGAATCAGGATCATCAAAATGTATGCCTGGGAGAAGCCCTTCTCAGCACTGGTCAATGATGTCAGAAG GAAAGAGATCTCCAAGATCATGTCTAGCTCCTACCTGCGAGGCCTCAACATGGCCTCCTTCTTTGCGGCCAGTAAGATCATCGTCTTCATCACCTTCACCGTCTATGTCCTCCTGGGGAACACCATCTCAGCCAGCCGGGTGTTTGTGGCCGTGTCTTTGTACAGTGCCGTCCGCCTCACCGTCACCCTCTTCTTCCCCTCGGCCATAGAGAAACTGTCTGAGACGCGCATCAGCGTCCGCAGGATCAAG AATTTTCTCCTGTTGGATGAGATTGTGAAAAGCGAACATGGATTCCTCCAGGAGGAGAAGCAAGAGCCCAATGTGGAGATCCAGGACCTGATTTGCTACTGGGACACG AGTCAGGACGCCCCATCTCTCCAGAACCTGTCACTCACAGTAAAGTCAGAGCAGCTTGTCGCTGTCATTGGACCTGTGGGGGCTGGAAAG TCCTCTCTGCTCAGTGCCATCCTGGGGGAGTTGCCTCACGACAAAGGGGTGTTGAAGGTCAAAGGTCAGCTGACCTATGCCTCCCAGCAGCCCTGGGTGTTCCCCGGAACCATCCGCAGCAACATCCTGTTTGGCAAAGCGCTCCATCCTCAAAAATATGAGAAGGTCCTGAGAGCCTGCGCCCTCAAGAGG GACATGGAGCTGCTGCCAGACGGGGACCTGACAGTGATAGGGGACAGAGGAGCCACCCTCAGTGGGGGACAGAAAGCTAGAGTGAACCTGGCCCG GGCTGTGTACCAGGATGCTGATATCTACCTGCTGGACGACCCTCTAAGTGCTGTGGATGCTGAGGTCGGGAGACACCTGTTTGAACA GTGTATCTGTGGTATTCTGAAGAATAAGCCCCGCATCCTGGTCACCCACCAGTTGCAGTACCTCCAAGCAGCCAATCAGATCCTCGTCCTCAAGGAG GGTCACATGGTGGCAAGGGGGACGTACAGCGAACTCCAGCGCTCTGGGGTCGACTTCACCTCCCTCctgaagagggaagaggaggggccACAAGCCCCAGGGGTGGAGACTGAATGCCGCTCGCCATGCAGCCGCACCCTCTCGCAGAATTCAGAGGTCTCCCACACCTCCTCCATACGCTCTGTTAAAGATGGAACTGAACAGCTTCCG GCAGAGCCTGTCCAGACAGTAGTCGAGGAGAGCCGCTCGGAGGGGACCATCGGCGTCGGCCTCTATGTCAAGTACCTGAAGGCAGGCGCCAACATCCTGGTGTTGATAGGAGTTGTATTACTCCAGTTCCTAGCTCAG GCAGCATATATTCTGCAGGACTGGTGGTTGGCATATTG GGCAGGAGAGCAGGAGAAGCTCAACGTTAACGGCACTGTGACCATCCAAAATGGTGTCAACGTCACTGAACAGCTGAACCTGGATTTCTACCTCGGCATTTACGCAG GTTTGACTGGAGCAACTCTCATCTTTGGCTTTGCCAGGAGTCTGGTGATGTTCAATGTGCTGGTGAAAGCTGCTCAGTCTCTGCACAACCGCATGTTCAACTCTATCCTCCGGACACCTGTACGCTTCTTTGACGTCAACCCAATTG GAAGAGTCCTCAACCGCTTCTCTAAGGACATTGGCCAACTGGACGCGGCCTTACCTTGGACCTTTGTGGACTTCATTCAG ATATTCCTGCAGATCATCGGTGTGGTCGCTGTAGCGGCCTCCGTCATCCCCTGGATCCTCATCCCATTGGCTCCTCTTATCATCGTCTTCCTGTTCCTGAGACGCTACTTCCTGCAGACGTCACGAGATGTCAAGCGCCTGGAATCCACCA CTCGGAGTCCAGTCTTTTCCCACCTGTCCTCGTCCCTCCAAGGTCTGTGGACGATTCGAGCCTTCAGAGCTGAGGAGCGATTCCAAAATACCTTTGACGCTTATCAGGATCTGCACTCAG GAATATAA